One genomic segment of Synechococcales cyanobacterium T60_A2020_003 includes these proteins:
- the gcvP gene encoding aminomethyl-transferring glycine dehydrogenase gives MPSHCSDFAHVPSEHDAPELSVTSELRGLDYSSANHPTSAKADLDVLQAWSLENQQHASVEFSQRHIGPTDAELDQMLKVLGYAALDDLTDDAVPAGIRLGQSLQLDSARTEVEALSELKAIARQNQVFRSFIGMGYANCITPGVIQRNILENPGWYTQYTPYQPEIAQGRLEALLNFQTMVSDLTGLEIANASLLDEGTAAAEAMAMSYGLSKTKATAFWVSCHCHPQTIEVLQTRAEPLGIAMIVGDHQSFDPDQLEQPIFGALVQYPATNGAIFDYSAFVQQIHDLGGLVTVAADLLSLTLLKPPAEFGADIAIGNTQRFGVPLGYGGPHAAYFATKEAFKRQIPGRLVGVSKDAEGQPALRLALQTREQHIRRDRATSNICTAQVLLAIIASMYAVYHGSAGLKAIATRIHQRTLLLAAGLEGLGYALGQNPVFDTVTVEVGDQQAEILERAIAQRINLRPLGTQSIGISLDETTTLDDVVDLLTIFANGRSLPALPTPNQIETHALAIAQSNLQRQSEYLTHPVFNTYHSETELLRYIYRLQVKDLSLATAMIPLGSCTMKLNATAEMIPITWPEFSQIHPFAPVEQAQGYRTLFRQLETWLAEITGFAGISLQPNAGSQGEYAGLLVIRAYHHHRGEGDRNVCLIPESAHGTNPASAVMAGMKVVAIACDHDGNIDIADLRAKAEKHREHLAALMVTYPSTHGVFEAGIREICDIVHANGGQVYMDGANMNAQVGLCRPGDFGADVCHLNLHKTFCIPHGGGGPGVGPIGVAAHLVPFLPGHSVIPIGGNAAIGAVSAAPWGSSSILPISWMYIRMMGAAGLTKATQAAILNANYIAKRLEDHYPILYTGQNGLVAHECIIDLRQFKKSVGIEAEDVAKRLIDYGFHPPTMSWPVAGTIMVEPTESESLAELDRFCEAMIAIREEIRQIETGEVDPKNNLLKNAPHTAACLTQETWDRPYSRTQAVYPTQWTRDSKFWPAVARVDNAYGDRNLVCSCLPMDAYAQD, from the coding sequence ATGCCTTCCCATTGTTCTGATTTTGCCCACGTTCCATCTGAGCATGATGCACCGGAGCTATCGGTCACATCAGAGTTGAGGGGATTGGATTATAGTTCCGCTAACCATCCGACGAGCGCTAAAGCCGATTTAGATGTTCTGCAAGCGTGGAGTCTGGAGAACCAGCAACACGCCTCCGTGGAGTTCAGCCAGCGGCACATTGGCCCGACGGACGCAGAACTCGACCAAATGCTGAAGGTTTTGGGCTATGCCGCCTTGGATGATCTGACTGATGATGCCGTTCCAGCCGGGATTCGGCTAGGGCAATCGCTCCAACTTGATTCAGCACGAACAGAAGTAGAGGCACTTTCAGAGTTAAAGGCGATCGCTCGTCAAAACCAGGTGTTCCGATCCTTTATCGGCATGGGCTACGCCAACTGCATCACTCCGGGGGTGATTCAGCGCAATATTCTGGAAAATCCAGGTTGGTACACTCAATACACCCCGTATCAGCCGGAAATTGCCCAGGGTCGCCTAGAAGCCTTGTTGAACTTCCAAACGATGGTTAGCGATCTGACCGGATTGGAGATTGCTAATGCCTCGCTCCTGGATGAAGGAACAGCGGCGGCAGAGGCGATGGCGATGAGCTATGGGTTAAGCAAAACGAAGGCGACCGCTTTTTGGGTATCGTGCCACTGCCACCCCCAAACCATTGAAGTTCTGCAAACTCGCGCCGAGCCTCTGGGAATCGCGATGATTGTGGGCGATCACCAATCTTTTGATCCCGATCAGCTTGAACAGCCGATTTTTGGGGCACTGGTGCAGTATCCCGCTACCAATGGCGCAATTTTCGACTACAGTGCCTTTGTCCAACAGATTCACGACCTGGGGGGACTCGTCACCGTAGCGGCGGATCTCCTGAGCTTGACCCTGCTGAAACCGCCCGCTGAGTTTGGAGCAGATATCGCCATCGGCAACACCCAGCGCTTCGGGGTGCCCCTGGGATACGGTGGCCCCCATGCCGCCTACTTCGCTACAAAGGAAGCCTTCAAACGGCAAATTCCGGGTCGTTTAGTCGGCGTGTCTAAAGATGCGGAGGGTCAACCCGCCTTGCGCCTAGCCTTGCAAACCCGTGAACAGCACATTCGCCGCGATCGCGCCACGAGCAACATTTGTACAGCGCAGGTTCTCCTCGCCATTATTGCCAGTATGTATGCCGTGTATCATGGCTCAGCCGGGTTGAAAGCGATCGCCACCCGGATTCATCAACGCACTCTACTTCTGGCAGCAGGGTTGGAGGGACTGGGGTATGCCCTAGGACAGAACCCTGTGTTTGATACGGTGACTGTCGAAGTCGGAGATCAGCAAGCGGAGATTTTAGAACGGGCGATCGCGCAACGGATTAACCTTCGTCCGTTGGGCACTCAAAGCATCGGCATTTCCCTGGATGAAACCACGACTCTGGACGATGTGGTGGATCTGCTCACCATCTTTGCCAACGGGCGATCGCTCCCGGCATTGCCAACCCCAAATCAGATCGAAACCCATGCGTTGGCGATCGCGCAAAGTAACCTCCAGCGTCAGTCAGAGTACTTAACCCATCCGGTCTTCAACACCTATCACTCTGAAACTGAGCTGCTGCGCTATATCTATCGCCTCCAGGTGAAGGATCTCTCCCTGGCAACTGCCATGATTCCCCTAGGATCTTGCACGATGAAGCTCAACGCCACGGCGGAAATGATCCCGATTACCTGGCCAGAATTTTCCCAGATCCATCCCTTTGCCCCAGTCGAGCAAGCCCAGGGATACCGAACCCTATTTCGCCAGTTGGAAACCTGGCTGGCGGAGATTACCGGATTTGCCGGAATTTCCCTCCAGCCTAATGCTGGATCCCAAGGAGAATATGCCGGACTGTTGGTGATTCGTGCCTATCACCACCATCGCGGCGAGGGCGATCGCAACGTGTGTCTGATCCCCGAATCGGCCCACGGGACGAATCCAGCCAGTGCCGTGATGGCGGGGATGAAGGTGGTAGCGATCGCCTGCGATCACGATGGCAATATTGACATTGCAGACCTGCGGGCGAAGGCGGAAAAACACCGGGAACACCTCGCCGCCCTGATGGTGACCTATCCTTCGACCCACGGGGTATTTGAGGCCGGGATTCGGGAAATCTGCGACATTGTTCATGCCAATGGTGGTCAGGTCTACATGGACGGAGCCAACATGAACGCCCAGGTGGGGCTATGTCGTCCCGGTGATTTTGGCGCAGATGTCTGCCACCTGAACCTGCACAAAACCTTCTGCATTCCCCACGGTGGTGGCGGCCCAGGCGTTGGCCCCATTGGGGTTGCAGCTCATCTTGTCCCATTTTTGCCGGGACATTCTGTGATTCCCATTGGCGGGAACGCGGCCATTGGGGCGGTTTCCGCCGCACCCTGGGGCAGCAGCAGCATTTTGCCGATTTCCTGGATGTATATCCGGATGATGGGGGCTGCCGGACTGACCAAAGCGACCCAAGCCGCCATTCTCAACGCCAACTACATCGCTAAGCGGTTAGAGGATCATTACCCGATTCTCTACACCGGACAGAACGGGCTGGTGGCGCACGAGTGCATCATTGACCTGCGCCAGTTCAAGAAATCCGTAGGCATTGAGGCAGAGGACGTAGCGAAACGACTGATCGACTATGGCTTCCATCCCCCGACGATGTCCTGGCCGGTGGCAGGGACGATCATGGTGGAACCAACGGAAAGTGAGTCGCTGGCGGAACTGGATCGATTCTGTGAGGCGATGATCGCCATTCGGGAAGAAATTCGCCAGATTGAAACGGGCGAGGTTGATCCGAAAAATAATCTCCTGAAAAACGCTCCCCATACGGCAGCCTGCCTCACTCAGGAAACTTGGGATCGCCCCTACAGCCGAACGCAAGCCGTTTATCCAACCCAATGGACACGGGATAGTAAGTTTTGGCCTGCGGTGGCGCGGGTAGACAATGCCTATGGCGATCGCAACCTCGTCTGCTCTTGCTTACCGATGGATGCCTATGCTCAGGATTAA